One Phycisphaerae bacterium genomic region harbors:
- a CDS encoding adenosylhomocysteinase, protein MAKKAKHDVKDMGLADLGKQRILWADRDMPVLALIRDRFAKEKPLKGLRMSACLHVTAETANLCRTLVAGGADLVLCASNPLSTQDDVAAGMVKHFGVPTFAIKGEDRKTYYSHLTAAIDHRPNITMDDGADLVNVLHTSRQEEAKNIIASMEETTTGVIRLRAMERNNLLKFPVIAVNDAKVKHLFDNRYGTGQSTIDGLMRATDILMAGKQVVVIGYGWCGRGVATRARGMGALVTVTEIDPVRAIEAAMDGFAVAPIAQAAAYGDVFITVTGNKHCLRPEHFKKMKDGAMVCNSGHFDVEIDIPGLKKMAKSVKKVRQYVDEFTMPNGRRVRLLAEGRLLNLSAAEGHPACVMDMSFAAQALATEFARKNEGKLEIKVHGVPERIDQQVSKLKLKSMGIAIDKLTPEQERYLNESGEGT, encoded by the coding sequence ATGGCCAAGAAAGCCAAGCACGACGTGAAAGACATGGGCCTGGCCGACCTGGGCAAGCAACGGATTCTCTGGGCCGACCGGGACATGCCGGTGCTGGCGTTGATACGGGATCGCTTCGCCAAGGAAAAACCGCTCAAGGGGCTGCGGATGAGCGCGTGCCTGCACGTGACCGCCGAGACGGCCAACCTGTGCCGGACCCTGGTGGCGGGCGGCGCCGACCTGGTGCTGTGCGCCTCGAACCCGCTGAGCACCCAGGACGACGTGGCTGCGGGCATGGTCAAGCACTTCGGCGTGCCGACCTTCGCGATCAAGGGCGAAGACCGCAAGACCTATTACAGCCACCTGACCGCGGCGATTGACCACCGGCCCAACATCACGATGGACGACGGGGCCGACCTGGTCAACGTGCTGCACACCTCGCGCCAGGAGGAGGCCAAGAACATCATCGCCTCGATGGAAGAGACGACCACCGGCGTGATCCGCCTGCGGGCGATGGAGCGGAACAATCTGCTGAAGTTCCCGGTGATCGCGGTCAACGACGCGAAGGTCAAGCACCTGTTCGACAACCGCTACGGGACCGGCCAGAGCACGATCGACGGTCTGATGCGGGCGACCGACATTCTGATGGCGGGCAAGCAGGTTGTGGTGATCGGCTACGGCTGGTGCGGACGCGGCGTGGCCACCCGGGCCCGCGGCATGGGCGCGCTGGTCACCGTCACCGAAATCGACCCGGTCCGGGCGATTGAAGCGGCGATGGACGGTTTCGCCGTCGCCCCGATCGCCCAGGCGGCGGCCTACGGCGACGTGTTCATCACCGTCACCGGCAACAAGCACTGCCTGCGTCCCGAGCACTTCAAGAAGATGAAGGACGGGGCGATGGTGTGCAACTCCGGCCACTTCGACGTCGAGATCGACATTCCGGGCCTCAAGAAGATGGCCAAGTCGGTCAAGAAGGTCCGCCAGTACGTCGACGAGTTCACCATGCCCAACGGCCGGCGGGTCCGCCTGCTGGCGGAGGGACGGCTGCTGAACCTCTCAGCCGCCGAGGGCCATCCGGCCTGCGTGATGGACATGAGCTTCGCCGCCCAGGCCCTGGCCACCGAGTTCGCCCGCAAGAATGAGGGCAAGCTCGAGATCAAGGTTCACGGCGTACCCGAGCGGATCGACCAGCAGGTCTCGAAGCTCAAGCTCAAGTCGATGGGCATCGCCATCGACAAGCTCACGCCCGAGCAGGAACGCTATCTCAACGAGAGCGGCGAAGGCACCTAA
- a CDS encoding phosphoribosylanthranilate isomerase → MLVKICGISDPDHARRAVGCGADWVGMVFVPRPPSDPRSKRVVSVETAKRIVAALSGRTEAIGLFQNQPTAQVVATARAVGLTAIQLHGQETADGVEALLAELPSVRVLKAFGYTGCGTLEHMLAFQRSLSNADRLLGLLLDGPFGGGTGRTFDWSELGEALDAPAYAGLRRKLVLAGGLSSQNVERAIRMVRPMGVDVSSGVESSPGVKDPKKIEEFIRLAKAGN, encoded by the coding sequence ATGTTGGTCAAGATTTGCGGGATCAGCGACCCGGATCACGCGCGCCGCGCCGTAGGCTGCGGGGCGGATTGGGTAGGCATGGTGTTCGTGCCGCGTCCGCCCAGCGATCCGCGATCCAAGCGCGTCGTCTCGGTGGAGACGGCCAAGCGCATCGTCGCGGCGCTATCCGGCAGGACCGAAGCGATCGGGCTGTTTCAGAATCAGCCGACGGCCCAGGTCGTCGCGACCGCCAGGGCGGTCGGCCTGACCGCGATCCAGCTTCACGGACAGGAGACGGCGGACGGCGTGGAGGCCCTGCTGGCGGAACTGCCGTCGGTCCGGGTGCTCAAGGCCTTCGGCTACACCGGCTGCGGGACGCTGGAGCACATGCTGGCGTTCCAGCGGAGCCTTTCGAACGCCGACCGCCTGCTGGGCCTGCTGCTCGACGGCCCGTTCGGAGGCGGCACCGGCCGGACCTTCGACTGGTCCGAACTGGGCGAGGCCCTCGATGCACCGGCCTATGCGGGCCTCCGCAGGAAACTGGTGCTGGCCGGCGGGTTGAGTTCGCAAAACGTCGAACGGGCGATTAGAATGGTGCGACCCATGGGCGTGGACGTGTCGAGCGGGGTGGAGTCCTCGCCGGGCGTCAAGGACCCAAAAAAGATCGAAGAGTTTATACGGTTAGCCAAAGCCGGCAATTGA